Proteins encoded in a region of the Sphingomonas jaspsi DSM 18422 genome:
- a CDS encoding acetyl-CoA carboxylase biotin carboxylase subunit: MFTKILIANRGEIACRVIKSARRMGIATVAVYSDADARAPFVKMADEAVHIGPPPAAQSYLLADKIIEACKATGAEAVHPGYGFLSERTSFAEALAAEGIAFIGPPVGAIAAMGDKIESKKLAKEAGVNVVPGFVGEIADTEHAVKIAAEIGYPVMMKASAGGGGKGMRLAYSEKDVREGFEATKREGLNSFGDDRVFIEKFIEDPRHIEIQILGDQHGNILYLNERECSIQRRHQKVVEEAPSPFVTPEMRKAMGEQCVALARAVGYYSAGTVELIVSGKDPTGKSFYFLEMNTRLQVEHPVTEAITGIDLVEQMIRVAYGEKLPFTQDDIGIDGWSIENRVYAEDPYRGFLPSTGRLVRYEPPVPGWEDDGEANGRRGLDGVRVDDGVYEGGEVSMFYDPMIAKLVTWGRTRDEAADKQVAALDAFRIEGLGHNIDFVSAIMQHPRFRSGDLTTGFIAEEYPDGFHGAPADEELLTDLAAIAAIVELTVDTRAALIDGQLGEPEFPDSTQIVRIAKRDFEVTVTPYDGGNLVSVDDGEEIDVIGDWAPGDPLLVADMDGRRRVVQVAKKGRAWTLTTRGAKHDVAVMAPHIAALSRHMIEKVAPDMSRFLLAPMPGLLTKLEVKEGDKVEAGQPVAVVEAMKMENILRAEKSATVKATPAKAGDSLAVDQVIVEFE, encoded by the coding sequence ATGTTCACAAAAATCCTGATCGCCAATCGCGGGGAAATTGCCTGCCGGGTCATCAAGTCCGCGCGGCGTATGGGCATCGCGACCGTTGCGGTCTATTCCGATGCCGATGCGCGCGCGCCGTTCGTGAAGATGGCGGACGAGGCGGTGCATATCGGCCCGCCGCCCGCTGCGCAGAGCTACCTCCTCGCCGACAAGATCATCGAGGCGTGCAAGGCGACCGGCGCGGAGGCGGTGCATCCGGGCTATGGCTTCCTAAGCGAACGCACCAGCTTCGCCGAGGCGCTGGCCGCCGAAGGCATCGCCTTCATCGGGCCGCCGGTCGGCGCGATCGCGGCGATGGGCGACAAGATCGAATCCAAGAAGCTGGCCAAGGAAGCCGGCGTCAACGTCGTCCCCGGCTTCGTCGGCGAGATCGCGGACACCGAGCATGCCGTCAAAATCGCGGCCGAGATCGGCTATCCGGTGATGATGAAGGCCAGCGCCGGCGGCGGTGGCAAGGGCATGCGCCTCGCCTATTCCGAAAAGGACGTCCGCGAAGGCTTTGAAGCGACCAAGCGCGAAGGCCTCAACAGCTTCGGCGACGACCGCGTCTTCATTGAGAAGTTCATCGAGGACCCGCGCCACATCGAGATCCAGATCCTCGGCGACCAGCACGGCAACATCCTCTACCTCAACGAGCGCGAATGCTCGATTCAGCGCCGCCACCAGAAGGTGGTCGAAGAAGCGCCGTCGCCCTTCGTCACGCCCGAAATGCGCAAGGCGATGGGCGAGCAGTGCGTCGCGCTGGCCCGCGCGGTGGGCTATTATTCGGCGGGGACGGTCGAACTCATCGTCAGCGGCAAGGACCCGACGGGAAAGAGCTTCTACTTCCTGGAAATGAACACCCGCCTGCAGGTCGAACATCCGGTGACCGAGGCGATCACCGGCATCGACCTGGTCGAGCAGATGATCCGCGTCGCGTACGGAGAGAAGCTGCCCTTCACGCAGGACGATATCGGCATCGACGGCTGGTCGATCGAAAACCGCGTCTATGCCGAAGACCCTTATCGCGGCTTCCTGCCGTCCACCGGGCGGCTGGTGCGCTACGAACCGCCAGTGCCGGGCTGGGAAGACGACGGCGAGGCCAATGGGCGCCGCGGATTGGACGGCGTGCGCGTCGACGACGGCGTCTATGAGGGCGGCGAAGTCAGCATGTTCTACGACCCGATGATCGCCAAGCTGGTGACATGGGGCCGGACGCGCGACGAGGCGGCGGACAAGCAGGTCGCGGCGCTCGACGCCTTCCGGATCGAAGGCCTCGGCCACAACATCGATTTCGTCTCGGCGATCATGCAGCACCCGCGCTTCCGCAGCGGCGACCTCACCACCGGCTTCATCGCCGAGGAATATCCGGACGGCTTCCACGGCGCGCCGGCGGACGAGGAACTGTTGACCGACCTCGCTGCAATTGCCGCGATCGTCGAGCTGACGGTCGACACGCGCGCGGCATTGATCGACGGGCAGCTGGGCGAGCCGGAATTCCCCGACTCGACGCAGATCGTTCGCATTGCGAAACGCGATTTCGAAGTGACCGTCACGCCCTATGACGGCGGTAACCTGGTCAGCGTCGACGATGGCGAGGAAATCGACGTGATCGGCGACTGGGCGCCGGGCGATCCGCTGCTGGTTGCCGACATGGATGGCCGCCGGCGCGTGGTGCAGGTCGCCAAGAAGGGCCGCGCCTGGACGCTGACGACGCGCGGTGCGAAGCATGATGTGGCAGTGATGGCGCCGCACATCGCCGCGCTGTCGCGCCACATGATCGAAAAGGTCGCGCCGGACATGTCGCGCTTCCTGCTGGCGCCGATGCCGGGGCTGCTGACCAAGCTGGAGGTCAAGGAAGGCGACAAGGTCGAAGCCGGCCAGCCGGTCGCGGTGGTCGAAGCGATGAAGATGGAAAACATCCTCCGCGCCGAGAAGAGCGCCACGGTCAAGGCGACCCCCGCCAAGGCTGGCGACAGCCTGGCGGTCGATCAGGTCATCGTGGAGTTTGAATGA
- the mce gene encoding methylmalonyl-CoA epimerase, whose translation MKLGRLNHVGVATPSIEKSVALYREKMGAEVVHDAFDLPAQGVRVCFVNTPNSQIELIEPLGAYSPIVKFLERNPEGGQHHLCFEVPDIEEARAYYDAKGVRILGPTRIGAHGTPIFFLHPKDMMGVLTEIMESPKQAH comes from the coding sequence ATGAAACTCGGACGCTTGAACCATGTTGGGGTGGCGACCCCGTCGATCGAGAAGTCGGTTGCGCTCTATCGCGAAAAGATGGGGGCGGAGGTGGTGCACGATGCGTTCGACCTGCCGGCGCAGGGCGTGCGGGTGTGTTTCGTCAACACGCCCAATTCGCAGATCGAGCTGATCGAGCCGCTGGGCGCGTACTCGCCGATCGTGAAGTTCCTCGAGCGTAATCCCGAGGGCGGCCAACATCACCTCTGCTTCGAAGTGCCGGACATCGAGGAAGCGCGCGCTTACTATGACGCGAAGGGCGTCCGCATCCTCGGCCCGACCCGCATCGGCGCGCACGGCACTCCGATCTTTTTCCTGCACCCCAAGGACATGATGGGTGTACTGACCGAAATCATGGAGAGTCCGAAACAAGCGCATTGA
- the scpA gene encoding methylmalonyl-CoA mutase, translated as MTDTPKYDDWKALADKESKGRDLSRETPEGIRLKTVYGPEDGRDVGYPGVAPYTRGPYATMYAGRPWTIRQYAGFSTAEESNAFYRRNLAAGQKGLSVAFDLATHRGYDSDHPRVAGDVGKAGVAIDSVEDMKLLFDGIPLGEMSVSMTMNGAVLPVMAFYIVAGEEQGVDRKALSGTIQNDILKEFAVRNTYIYPPEPSMRIVSDIIAYTSAEMPKFNSISISGYHMHEAGATAVQEMAYTLADGMEYVRSAMKAGLDIDAFAPRLSFFWGIGMNLFMEVAKMRAARTLWGRIMTDLGAKSEKSKLLRTHCQTSGVSLTEQDPYNNIVRTTIEAMAAVLGGTQSLHTNSFDEAIALPTDFSARIARNTQLILAEESGVTAVADPLGGSYYVEALTRELEEKAWALIEEVEAHGGMTKAVAEGLPKKRIEEAAAMRAAKVDTGETVIVGVNRYRLENEPEIDILEVDNDKVRAGQIARLEKMRSSRDEAACRAALDALEAGARGNANLLALAVDAARVRASLGEISDALERAFGRYATKPEPVSGIYGQRDDQRWKEALAGTVAVAERLGRKPRIFVAKMGQDGHDRGANLVSSAFGDLGFEVVAGSLFQTPRETAEQAVAEDVDVVGASSLAAGHKTLIPELIGHLKDLGRADIKVVAGGVIPPQDYDFLRKAGVQAIFGPGTNLADAADEVLRLLGHNKPPVEAQEL; from the coding sequence ATGACCGACACGCCCAAGTACGACGACTGGAAAGCGCTGGCCGACAAGGAATCGAAAGGCCGTGACCTGTCGCGCGAAACGCCCGAGGGCATTCGGCTGAAGACGGTCTATGGCCCCGAAGATGGCCGCGACGTCGGCTATCCGGGCGTCGCGCCCTATACGCGCGGGCCCTATGCGACGATGTACGCGGGCCGGCCGTGGACCATCCGCCAATACGCGGGCTTCTCGACTGCCGAGGAATCCAACGCCTTCTACCGCCGCAACCTAGCCGCCGGGCAGAAGGGGCTATCGGTCGCCTTCGACCTTGCCACCCACCGTGGCTATGACAGCGACCATCCGCGCGTCGCGGGCGACGTCGGCAAGGCGGGCGTCGCGATCGACAGCGTCGAGGATATGAAGCTGCTGTTCGACGGCATTCCGCTGGGCGAGATGAGCGTCAGCATGACCATGAACGGCGCGGTGTTGCCGGTGATGGCCTTCTACATCGTCGCGGGCGAAGAGCAGGGGGTCGACCGCAAGGCGCTGAGCGGTACGATTCAGAACGACATCCTCAAGGAGTTCGCGGTCCGCAACACCTACATCTACCCGCCCGAACCGTCGATGCGGATCGTCAGCGACATCATCGCCTACACCTCCGCCGAAATGCCCAAGTTCAACAGCATCTCGATCAGTGGCTACCATATGCACGAGGCCGGAGCGACGGCGGTGCAGGAAATGGCCTACACGCTCGCCGACGGCATGGAATATGTCCGCTCGGCGATGAAGGCGGGGCTCGACATCGACGCCTTTGCGCCGCGCCTCAGCTTCTTCTGGGGCATCGGCATGAACCTGTTCATGGAGGTCGCCAAGATGCGCGCCGCGCGCACGCTGTGGGGCCGCATTATGACCGACCTTGGCGCCAAGTCGGAAAAGTCGAAGCTGCTGCGCACGCACTGCCAGACCAGCGGCGTGAGCCTCACCGAGCAGGACCCGTACAACAACATCGTCCGCACCACGATCGAGGCGATGGCGGCGGTGCTGGGCGGGACCCAGTCGCTGCACACCAACAGCTTCGACGAAGCGATCGCGCTGCCGACCGATTTCAGTGCGCGCATCGCCCGCAACACCCAGCTGATCCTGGCGGAGGAAAGCGGGGTCACCGCCGTCGCCGATCCGCTCGGCGGTTCCTACTATGTCGAGGCGCTGACCCGCGAGCTGGAGGAAAAGGCCTGGGCGCTGATCGAGGAGGTCGAGGCGCATGGCGGCATGACCAAGGCGGTCGCCGAAGGCCTGCCCAAGAAGCGGATCGAGGAAGCGGCCGCGATGCGCGCCGCCAAGGTCGACACGGGCGAGACGGTGATCGTCGGCGTCAACCGCTACCGGCTGGAAAATGAGCCGGAGATCGACATCCTCGAGGTCGACAACGACAAGGTTCGCGCGGGTCAGATCGCGCGGCTGGAGAAAATGCGCAGCTCCCGCGACGAGGCCGCCTGCCGCGCCGCGCTCGATGCACTCGAAGCGGGCGCGCGGGGTAACGCAAACCTGCTCGCGCTGGCCGTCGATGCGGCGCGGGTGCGGGCTTCGCTCGGCGAGATTTCGGACGCGCTGGAGCGCGCCTTCGGTCGCTATGCCACCAAGCCCGAACCGGTCAGCGGCATCTATGGCCAGCGCGATGACCAGCGCTGGAAGGAAGCGCTGGCGGGCACGGTGGCGGTGGCCGAACGGCTTGGCCGCAAGCCCCGCATATTCGTCGCCAAGATGGGCCAGGACGGCCACGACCGCGGCGCCAACCTCGTCAGTTCGGCGTTCGGCGATTTGGGCTTCGAGGTGGTCGCCGGCTCCCTCTTCCAGACCCCGCGCGAAACGGCCGAGCAGGCGGTGGCCGAGGACGTCGACGTGGTCGGCGCCTCATCTCTCGCGGCGGGCCACAAGACGCTTATCCCCGAACTCATCGGCCACCTCAAGGACCTCGGCCGCGCCGACATCAAGGTCGTCGCCGGCGGCGTCATCCCGCCGCAGGATTACGACTTCCTGCGCAAGGCGGGCGTGCAGGCGATCTTCGGGCCCGGCACGAACCTCGCCGATGCGGCGGACGAAGTGCTGCGATTGCTGGGTCACAACAAGCCGCCGGTGGAGGCCCAAGAGTTATGA
- a CDS encoding acyl-CoA carboxylase subunit beta, with translation MATTIEQLEARREAARMGGGQKRIDAQHAKGRLTARERLTVLLDPDSFEEVDMYVEHNCVDFGMEAQKFPGDGVVTGSGTINGRLVYVFAQDFTVFGGSLSERHAQKICKIMDAAMKVGAPVIGLNDSGGARIQEGVASLGGYAEVFQRNVLASGVVPQLSLIMGPCAGGAVYSPAMTDFIFMVKDSSYMFVTGPDVVKTVTNEVVTQEELGGAITHTTKSGVADVAFENDIDALLAARDFFDFLPLSNRHDLPERPTEDPWDRIEDSLDSLIPPSANQPYDMHELIRKVVDEGDFFELQPAHAGNIIIGFGRIEGRTVGIVANQPMVLAGCLDINASKKAGRFVRFCDAFDIPIVTFVDVPGFLPGVGQEHNGIIKHGAKLLFAYAEATVPKITVITRKAYGGAYDVMASKHLRGDLNYAWPTAEIALMGAKGAVEIIFRDEKGDPDKIAQRTKEYEDRFANPFVAASKGFIDEVIMPHSTRKRVALGLRKLRDKQLENPWKKHDNIPL, from the coding sequence ATGGCGACGACGATCGAGCAACTGGAAGCGCGGCGCGAAGCGGCCCGGATGGGCGGCGGGCAGAAGCGCATCGATGCGCAGCACGCCAAGGGACGCCTGACGGCGCGCGAGCGGCTGACCGTGCTGCTCGACCCCGACTCGTTCGAAGAAGTCGACATGTATGTCGAGCACAACTGCGTCGACTTCGGCATGGAGGCGCAGAAGTTTCCGGGCGACGGCGTGGTCACCGGCAGCGGCACGATCAACGGCCGCCTCGTCTATGTCTTCGCGCAGGATTTCACCGTGTTCGGCGGCTCGCTGTCCGAACGCCACGCGCAGAAGATCTGCAAGATCATGGATGCGGCGATGAAGGTCGGCGCGCCGGTGATCGGGCTCAACGATTCGGGCGGCGCGCGCATCCAGGAAGGCGTCGCCAGCCTCGGCGGCTATGCCGAGGTGTTCCAGCGCAACGTGCTCGCATCGGGCGTCGTGCCGCAGCTCAGCCTGATCATGGGGCCGTGCGCGGGCGGCGCGGTCTATTCGCCCGCCATGACCGACTTCATCTTCATGGTGAAGGACAGCTCCTACATGTTCGTCACCGGCCCCGACGTGGTGAAGACGGTGACCAACGAAGTGGTGACGCAGGAGGAACTGGGCGGCGCCATCACCCACACGACCAAGTCGGGCGTGGCCGACGTCGCGTTCGAAAATGATATTGATGCGCTTCTCGCGGCACGAGACTTCTTCGATTTCCTGCCGCTGTCGAACCGGCATGACTTGCCCGAGCGTCCGACCGAGGATCCGTGGGACCGCATCGAGGACAGCCTCGACAGCCTGATCCCGCCGTCGGCCAACCAGCCCTACGACATGCACGAGCTTATCCGTAAAGTCGTCGACGAAGGCGACTTCTTCGAGCTTCAGCCCGCGCATGCCGGCAACATCATTATCGGCTTCGGCCGCATCGAAGGGCGCACCGTCGGCATCGTCGCCAACCAGCCGATGGTGCTGGCCGGCTGCCTCGACATCAACGCGTCGAAAAAGGCGGGCCGCTTCGTCCGCTTCTGCGACGCGTTCGACATTCCGATCGTCACCTTCGTCGACGTGCCGGGCTTCCTGCCGGGCGTGGGGCAGGAGCATAACGGCATCATCAAACATGGCGCGAAGCTGCTGTTCGCCTATGCCGAAGCGACGGTGCCCAAGATCACGGTCATCACCCGCAAGGCCTATGGCGGCGCCTACGACGTCATGGCGTCTAAGCACCTACGCGGCGATTTGAACTATGCCTGGCCGACCGCCGAAATCGCGCTGATGGGCGCCAAGGGCGCAGTCGAAATCATCTTCCGCGACGAAAAGGGCGACCCGGACAAAATCGCCCAGCGCACCAAGGAATATGAAGACCGCTTCGCCAACCCCTTCGTCGCGGCGAGCAAGGGCTTCATCGACGAAGTCATCATGCCGCATTCGACGCGCAAGCGAGTCGCGCTGGGGCTAAGGAAGCTGCGTGACAAGCAGCTTGAGAATCCGTGGAAGAAGCATGACAATATCCCGCTATAA
- a CDS encoding OsmC family protein: MSQHIATIAWSNDDPEGFRKGHYSRVHEWRFDGGVTVPGSASPSVVRAPWSSEAAVDPEEGFLAAISSCHMLWFLDFARRAGFAPTSYEDEAAADLDKCDDGKVRITKVCLKPRVAWDGKAPDAAALDHLHHQAHEACFIANSITSEVTVTPRA, encoded by the coding sequence GTGTCCCAGCATATCGCCACCATCGCCTGGTCCAACGACGACCCCGAAGGATTTCGCAAGGGGCATTACAGCCGGGTCCATGAATGGCGCTTCGACGGCGGGGTGACGGTGCCGGGGTCGGCCTCGCCATCGGTGGTGCGCGCGCCCTGGTCGAGCGAGGCGGCGGTCGATCCGGAAGAAGGCTTCCTCGCCGCCATCTCGAGCTGCCACATGCTGTGGTTCCTCGACTTCGCCCGCCGCGCCGGCTTCGCGCCGACGAGTTATGAGGATGAGGCGGCCGCCGACCTCGACAAATGCGATGACGGCAAGGTTCGCATCACCAAGGTCTGCCTGAAACCGCGGGTTGCGTGGGACGGTAAGGCGCCCGACGCGGCGGCACTCGATCACCTCCACCACCAGGCGCACGAAGCCTGCTTCATCGCCAATTCGATCACCTCCGAGGTAACCGTCACGCCGCGCGCCTGA